TACAAATAAACAGTAATTTGAGGCATTTGAATGTCACTCGACTTTCTCAAAATGTCAGCGgctgccatatatatatatttagacttCATCATTATTATGACTTACATTTGTCATCAGTCACATATGATTAAGAATATAAGTATTTATTACTTTTGGTTCTTTATGAGACCATTTATTGAAAATAGTGACgttataaaatgaatataagtAGTGAATAATTGTAAATTGTCCTCACGCAGTCTGTAGTAAGTTTCATAATCGAAATGAGTATCTCTTACACGTAAATACTGTTTCGTCTAATTTCACAAGCAGTTTAATTCTGTTATAAAAATAGTGCAATGTTAGCACTTCTACTCCAAGTATCAAGACCCTCTGTTGACGCCCATTATTTTTCATAACAACTGAAATGTTTTTCCTATGtatttctgtatacatgtatattatgagAAGTATAAGGGTCGTATTCTCTGAAGAATGATTAGTTTCACATTGTATTAGACTTAACTTGGCCATAAAGCTCCGTTAGTATTTATACCTTCCTGATTTGTTGATTTCAGCATTCCTGTAGCAAATGAATCCCGAAAACGCTTTAACGTACAAAATTAAGAAAGTGTTAATTTCAATTAAGAATTGTGAAACTATACTATTGCACCTTTAGCAAAACTTTTTGTTGCAGCCAATTTCCCGCACTATTTCGTTGATGAATCAGTTGTGATTCCATAAGTATCCACGCATATCAAAACCTAATCTCTAAAGCAGCATTGAAACACaatgtttttaaagaaatataaaactgGGGCCTTGCGGATGggcttttttcattgttgaaggccgtacggtgaactatttatgtatataataaaatttaaaaaaatactaaactccgacaAAAAATCAAGCCCCTAATCAAAtgtaaatttctgtgtaatttgatCTTTTGTGAGGAGCGGTCTCAAAAGCTATTATACCCTATCTTCTCTTTTTTGTACTTGATATCTCCTGCAAAAATGTCATACAATTGATAGGCAATTACAAATCAATTCTAAAGCATCGGCTAGAAATATCATCTAAAATAAATAACAAGCTAGAACgggtcaaaatatatttttctataaaacaaacttttaaaaatatattttttcaagctTATTATCACCTTAGTACAGTTCGCAATTTAATAACATGAACTATTATCAGTAAGTTTATACAGCCAAAGTAAAGGTTActatgaaaatttataaacatgtatGCCTGATGATTATGTGTGATAACAGTAACCTTTTCAGCTTTTAAAATTAGAATTAGGACTGTCTTTGATTATTTCATGAGAGATAAAACctacaaaatacttttttttcaatcacaaaaatcaataaatgaatCATACCACAAATTTCAActaatttatttatgtttattttcatgGCTTCATAGCTGTACACTATAAAAGTGTATGCACTTTTGAATTCACCGCTCCATGTGAACACTAAACAGTAACGTTTTAATTGCACCTTTAAATGAACCTAAGATTGATAAATAAGGGCAAATTATAAATGAGCTAATGGAGGTAATTTTAAACAAGACCAGAAACAGGTCGTGGACATCAAACGAGAGCCCGAAAATATCAAGGAAATAACAATGTTCataagttgataaaaaaaaatgatattgccCTGGgaaaaaacaaccaaaagactccgtagaaatcaaaataaaaagcaacaaaaattcaaatgttataaattgtttttattaattttatatacaGTTGTCGAAACGGTGCCAAGTACCAGAGTATCTGTCCTGATATCAGCTAAATGTCAATACTACTTATTGACCTCAAACTCAAGAATTCTATACATAACTGTATCTATAGTCTAATCAATCAAGTACAATTGCGTCCTTTCATGATGCAGTTTTGCAGGTATCATTCCATAACAAATAGTCTTTAGTTTGTCAAAACAATTCTGTTAGTCTACGCTGCTGACGTATACAAATTGTCTAGTATCTTCACTACGCTCAATCAAACACTAACTTAGTAAatgatatttttcaattattcaaaagCAGCAAAATCGTAAACTCACACTTGGTAATGTGAGATAAATTGAAATCACCAAGCAGAAAACTCTTTCTGTATCTGACAAGATGAATAAAAAGCTGAATTCGAGCTCGATTTGTATGATGACGATGTACAGTATGTGGATGGTGCAATGAATGTTTGCCTTCCTGATAACGATTGCGAAACGGGAAATAGTGAATCGCTTCCGAATGACTGCATGGTTGTAGGAAATTGCGTTCTTGACATTCCGAATGGAGAAACAGGAGACTGAGTAATTTGATGTGAGTAGTGAGGTTTTGTATGCATAAGGGGTCTTTTCATTGAGTATGGATAGAATTCAATTGGCGATGATGTCATCGGTACATATCCATTATTATTTCGTGTGTAGAATTGATTAGATGAGACATCGACAGTTCTTATAGAACTTTTTCTTGCTCTTCGCCTTGCATTTCGACGCCTGAAATCTCCTTTTGCAAAATCCTCAATACATGCTAAGTGAATAGACCAATAGTTGCCTTTACCGTTATCAGACCGGCCATTTTTCACGAAACATTCGTTGAGAGAAAGATTATGCCGTATACTGTTCCTCCATGCTTTTTCTTTGTTATTGTAGAAGGGAAAACTATCCATTATGTATTGATATATATCGTTGAGTAACATTTTCTTGTTTGGTTTACTCAGTATTGCCATTGAAATCATAGCGATGTACGAGTGTGATGGCTTGTCGTTGGTAATACTTAATATGTTCTTGATTGATCTGTCTAACGATAACTGAACCTACAGAAATAAACAGAAATGTTATAGAAAATAAaccaaacaataaatatataagaaataaaaagaaagggatcgatatttaaaaataatgatgatATTGATCAGCATCATTATCAATGTTGACATTTTGCAACAAATACAACTGAGCTGTtggtttgcttattgttgaaaacatgtatatataatacataaactTCTTCGCCCTTCATTTTTGCTAATCattaatcaaagaaaaatatcttCATTCTTTGAATATAGCAAAAGATTACTCTACCAATTATaagatattttcatttattaatatcaCATACCTGTGCAATAGATTCATCACTGTCACTGTggttactttcactttcacttgtACATAGAGACGGTTTCCACAATTCATCACCTTCGCTTGAGAAAGAATCTCGTTTGACTCTTTCTGTATCACCTCTTGTAAAATAATAAATGGGTAAATGTGAATTATTCATGATTCCTAAACTTATTGGAGCAATCTTGTTGAGTGAAGATTACAGAATGACTTAAATTGTTTGCGTTACAGAATATATACCAGACAAACCTGTTATTTTTCACAGTTCTGAGTCATGTGATCTGATTCAAATggcattgtttttaaattaacgGGTCatattgttgaataaaaataTGTTGACAGTTGGCAGTACAAATTGTAttcataattatcaaaaatattttgtttgaaactATTAATATACTAGATAATATCCAAAGTAACTTCATCAAGAGCGAGCTGGAGGagaaaaactaaagaaaataaggaaataaacgacaaagaaaaacatgagtCACCCTACAACATGTGGACTATACGAAAGACCTACATTTGACAAACTAGTGATATCTATGGGCTAAGTAGACCTTTCAATTATCTTAATCTTGAATGTTTTAGAAATGCTCTAGATTTATTGGTACAAAAAGGACTTATTATGGTGTATGCTTTGAAAAGTCAAACCTACCTTTCTACATGAGACACATAAGtgatatcttgacttacatctagaaattgacaatgagggtcggttgaaaacaaaacttttcgacaaaagagatgatttcagctttccaatggtgaactttccatttctaagtagcaacattccagcagcacctgcatacggggtatatatgtcccaattgatacgatattcccgtgcttgcatttcctatcatgattttcttgatagagggttgctgctcacaaggaagctattaaaccaagagttccaaatggtgaagttgcaatcatcccttcgtaaattttacggacgtcatcacgagttgtttgaccgttatggaatagccgtttcacaaatgatatcggatatgttccttacgtcgtaactacaatcccctactctttcatgaatgtgacctaccgaattagactatttaccggatttgttatcacataagcaacacgacgggtgccacatgtggagcaggatctgcttacccttcggagcacctgagatcaaccctagttttttggtgggtttcgtgttgtttattctttagttttctatgttgtgtcgtgtgtgctgttgtttgtttgtccttttcattttagccatggcgttgtcagttttagatttatgagtttgactgtccctttggtatctttcgtccctcttttgaaatcGAAACAAACCCCAAGTTGATAACGAAGTTGAGAATTATTATAAGCAAACTTTGCAAACAGTTTTGTCAAAATTGAGTGTGTGTTTGTaaggggtttttttttttttttggttatacacaactttatgaaaatgtgtaTGTGTCATTGAGTATAACCTTCCACTCtgaattaaatttcaatttatagCTAGaggcctcggtggccaagtggtctaagtggTTACTAATCAGCATTGGAGTTGTTGGTTTGAACCTCGCTCGTATGGGTGCActcgactcaaatcttaattTGGGTTTCCCTAGCTATCGAAGATCGGTAGTTTTCTTTGGGTTCAAtggctttctccaccaataaaatcTGGTCGGCACGAAATAGCTCAAAAGTTGCGCTAAAAAATAGCgctaaaacaccaacaatcaatccatcTTAAACATTGTTTTTGCATAACCTTTTTTGAATTTGTGCAGATAATAGaaaggttttatttttaattgtacatTAAAAGCAAATTCATGTGCATTTTGTGTGAAGCTATTAGAATTTTTACAATGTTATCTATACATGTAATAGAGTATGATAGACTTGATTTACTTATATATGCAAAAACTTATTCCTCACataaaactaataaattaaaatgaaGCATATTAAAAAGTATTCTTCATAGAAAAATGAGAATACAGT
The window above is part of the Mytilus galloprovincialis chromosome 4, xbMytGall1.hap1.1, whole genome shotgun sequence genome. Proteins encoded here:
- the LOC143070538 gene encoding forkhead box protein I3-like, translating into MNNSHLPIYYFTRGDTERVKRDSFSSEGDELWKPSLCTSESESNHSDSDESIAQVQLSLDRSIKNILSITNDKPSHSYIAMISMAILSKPNKKMLLNDIYQYIMDSFPFYNNKEKAWRNSIRHNLSLNECFVKNGRSDNGKGNYWSIHLACIEDFAKGDFRRRNARRRARKSSIRTVDVSSNQFYTRNNNGYVPMTSSPIEFYPYSMKRPLMHTKPHYSHQITQSPVSPFGMSRTQFPTTMQSFGSDSLFPVSQSLSGRQTFIAPSTYCTSSSYKSSSNSAFYSSCQIQKEFSAW